In a genomic window of Syntrophales bacterium:
- a CDS encoding cytochrome c3 family protein, which yields MLLKNNRKNVKWVVLAGCCLLVLMLAVGAVSAAPKQVTGAKGGDCAACHGKDKVLPDSHPAVRDMQWKDCHACHAEGKMSLVGKMPGSHRHQLSGVNCVACHGKGTPEPLAMEKCVSCHGSTAKLAEKTAKVKPSNPHTSPHYGTELDCNLCHKQHAKNENYCAQCHKFDFKVP from the coding sequence ATGTTGTTAAAGAATAATCGCAAGAACGTGAAATGGGTCGTCCTTGCCGGGTGCTGCCTGCTGGTGCTGATGCTGGCTGTCGGCGCCGTTTCGGCCGCGCCAAAACAGGTGACCGGGGCGAAGGGCGGGGACTGCGCGGCCTGCCACGGGAAGGACAAGGTACTCCCGGACAGCCATCCCGCCGTCAGGGACATGCAATGGAAGGACTGCCATGCCTGCCATGCGGAGGGCAAGATGTCGCTGGTGGGGAAAATGCCCGGCAGCCATCGCCACCAGCTTTCCGGCGTGAATTGTGTGGCCTGCCACGGAAAGGGGACTCCCGAGCCCCTGGCCATGGAGAAGTGCGTCTCCTGCCACGGCTCCACGGCCAAGCTGGCGGAAAAGACGGCCAAGGTAAAACCATCGAATCCCCACACCTCGCCGCATTACGGGACGGAGTTGGACTGCAACCTCTGCCACAAGCAGCACGCAAAGAACGAGAACTACTGCGCCCAGTGCCACAAGTTCGACTTCAAGGTACCCTGA
- a CDS encoding coproporphyrinogen-III oxidase family protein: MMPAKSLWKPLLQRMVTGRWGRFRMQPVEPAFPEKLTRAGLYLHVPFCRNLCPFCPYNRVEYDEERFRQYERAVHEEIELYAPRLGECDFVSLYIGGGTPTVNMPGLLRMIHHLRERFPLSGDVCIELHPGNMDDGCLQLLKEAGVTMLSVGVESTSDRILGNIGRNHDGATALEALERAAKTGFEAVNADLMFALPGQTLRDWERDLQSVLACGADQVSTYPLFSFPYSDLGRSMKIRRVKRADGRLIRSMLNLADSLLTRSGYKRCAVWSWLKPDRKKFSSITRHHYIGFGPSAASMTGTDFYVNTFDVAAYSAALPGRRPIALSMPVDRRLEMAYWLYWRVYELNVSRMDFQDVFGQGEMLEPVFSGILRPFAAAGMLEKENGGYRVTKSGAYWIHRLQNEYSLNYINRLWGTCRRLPWPAETVL; encoded by the coding sequence ATGATGCCTGCCAAGTCTCTCTGGAAACCCCTTCTTCAGCGAATGGTCACAGGGCGGTGGGGCCGGTTTCGCATGCAGCCGGTCGAACCCGCCTTTCCGGAAAAACTCACCCGGGCCGGCCTGTATCTTCATGTCCCGTTCTGCAGAAATCTCTGCCCCTTTTGCCCGTATAACCGGGTTGAATACGACGAGGAACGGTTCCGTCAATACGAGCGGGCCGTCCATGAAGAAATCGAGCTGTATGCCCCGCGGCTCGGGGAATGCGACTTCGTTTCGCTGTATATCGGCGGGGGGACCCCGACGGTCAACATGCCCGGACTGCTCCGGATGATCCACCACCTGAGGGAGAGGTTTCCACTGTCCGGGGATGTCTGCATCGAGCTTCATCCCGGCAATATGGACGACGGCTGCCTCCAGTTGCTGAAGGAGGCCGGTGTGACCATGCTGTCCGTGGGCGTGGAGTCCACGTCCGACCGGATTCTCGGGAACATCGGCCGGAATCACGACGGGGCGACGGCGCTGGAAGCACTGGAGCGGGCCGCAAAAACGGGCTTTGAGGCGGTCAATGCGGACCTGATGTTCGCCCTGCCCGGTCAGACACTCCGGGACTGGGAACGGGATCTTCAATCGGTTCTTGCGTGCGGAGCGGACCAGGTCAGTACGTATCCCCTTTTTTCCTTTCCCTATTCGGACCTCGGACGGTCCATGAAGATCCGCCGGGTGAAGAGAGCGGACGGCCGTCTCATCCGGTCCATGCTGAACCTGGCGGATTCCCTCCTGACCCGCTCGGGATACAAGCGTTGCGCCGTCTGGAGCTGGCTCAAACCCGACCGGAAGAAGTTCAGTTCCATCACGAGGCACCACTACATCGGATTCGGCCCGAGCGCGGCTTCCATGACGGGCACCGATTTCTACGTGAACACCTTCGATGTCGCAGCGTATTCTGCGGCACTCCCCGGCCGGCGGCCGATCGCCCTCTCGATGCCCGTCGACCGGCGCCTCGAGATGGCCTATTGGCTGTACTGGCGAGTTTATGAATTGAATGTATCACGGATGGATTTTCAGGACGTTTTCGGACAGGGAGAAATGCTGGAGCCGGTCTTTTCGGGAATCCTCAGGCCGTTTGCCGCGGCGGGGATGCTGGAAAAGGAAAACGGCGGCTACCGGGTCACGAAATCGGGCGCCTACTGGATTCACCGGCTGCAGAACGAATACAGCCTGAATTACATCAACAGGCTTTGGGGAACCTGCAGGCGTCTGCCGTGGCCGGCGGAGACCGTGCTTTGA
- the hrpA gene encoding ATP-dependent RNA helicase HrpA has product MDSQVTKKPAVQRIGPPRPDLRYPSALPIVQRRRDIVAAIRDNPVVVITGETGSGKSTQIPKMCIEAGRGRRGLVGCTQPRRVAAVTVAQRIAEELGEEPGGTVAYKIRFEERSGPATRIKMMTDGILLMEAQADPRLSRYDTIIVDEAHERSLNIDFVLGILKNLLLRRRDLKVIITSATIDAEKFSRFYGDAPVIEVSGRLFPVEVRWCPVDKALEEEGDLTYIDAAVRNVEELLAEDPRGDILVFMPREQDIREACDLLESRAGGDVLVLPLFARLSWGEQKRIFQSAAQRKIVVATNIAETSITIPGIRYVVDTGLARLLQYNPRTRTTSLPVKKVSRSSADQRKGRCGRVEGGICIRLYDEGSYAERPLFTPPEISRANLAEVILRMLSLNLGKIQSFPFVDPPQPRSIKDGIDMLQELGAIAAKKKDEREGDDRPYTLTELGRRMARLPMDPRISRMILEAEGHGCVEEVAVIASALSIPDPRERPLEKEDEADRMHAPFRDPSSDFLTLLNIWNAFHRQLESLKTQNRMRKFCKAHFLSYRRMREWRDVYDQIRGILAEGGSRKRHPDPGKSSSLSSEERFAAVHKSILSGYLSNIAVKKEKNFYTATRGREVMLFPGSCIFGRGGPWIVAAEMVETSRLFARTVASIESSWLEELGGDLCRSSWADPRWSKDRGEVVATQQVQLFGLVIVPARTVSYGPVDPDGATRVFIREALVEGNVRHPLPFLIHNRELVEEASAVEDKLRRREYLADENDLAQFYEERLPGVYSWPLLKKRIRDRGGDAFLRMSEADVLLRRPDREELAAFPDQARIGRLRFPLDYRFDPAGRDDGVTLRIPVQALPALSPGRMEWAVPGLLRDKVTALLKGLPKEYRRRLQPVPQAVSMILENLEESDTPLLTVLSRIIHERFGVHVPVTVWSPESVSDHLKLRYLVVDEQGRTVADTRDIHALQEHAAADAESSAFDRVRREWERTGLTSWDTGPLPEELAVKNVGLLFPALVAENEGISLRLLRNRAEAREQHLRGVEALYVLRFPEELKHLKKALVLTGEMKLQAEALGGFREVERILMEKVRQDLFAVPVRSREAFLDHGDAVRPRILPRGQEVLQTAQPILRAVHELWKTLRALEHGHRFNAPARKYLQTMEEEFRRLLPPDFLIRFDGERLRHILRYLKALAIRAERGLLHLEKALARTREIEAIMARYKDLQESLPADSSPEKMAALEDLYWMIEEYKVSLFAQELKTPYPVSPKRLDEKFREFERMV; this is encoded by the coding sequence ATGGATTCCCAGGTCACGAAAAAGCCCGCCGTTCAACGGATAGGTCCGCCCCGCCCGGACCTTCGCTACCCCTCCGCCCTGCCCATCGTCCAGAGGCGTCGCGACATCGTGGCCGCCATCCGCGACAATCCCGTCGTCGTCATCACCGGGGAGACCGGCTCGGGGAAGAGCACCCAGATCCCCAAGATGTGCATCGAGGCCGGACGCGGACGCCGGGGTCTCGTCGGCTGCACCCAGCCGCGCCGCGTTGCGGCGGTGACGGTGGCCCAGCGGATCGCCGAGGAGCTGGGAGAGGAGCCCGGGGGAACCGTGGCCTACAAGATCCGCTTCGAGGAGCGCTCGGGACCCGCCACCCGCATCAAGATGATGACCGACGGCATCCTCCTCATGGAGGCCCAGGCGGACCCGCGCCTCTCCCGCTACGACACGATCATCGTCGACGAGGCCCACGAGCGCAGCCTCAACATCGATTTCGTCCTGGGGATCCTGAAGAACCTGCTTCTCCGCCGCCGCGACCTCAAGGTGATCATCACCTCCGCCACCATCGACGCTGAAAAGTTCTCCCGCTTCTACGGCGACGCCCCCGTCATCGAGGTCTCGGGACGCCTCTTCCCCGTGGAGGTCCGCTGGTGCCCCGTCGACAAGGCCCTGGAGGAGGAGGGGGACCTGACCTACATCGACGCCGCCGTCCGGAACGTGGAGGAGCTGCTCGCGGAGGACCCCCGGGGCGATATCCTCGTCTTCATGCCCCGGGAGCAGGACATCCGCGAGGCCTGCGATCTCCTGGAATCCAGGGCCGGCGGGGACGTTCTCGTTCTCCCGCTCTTCGCCCGCCTCTCCTGGGGGGAGCAGAAGCGGATCTTCCAGTCCGCAGCGCAGCGGAAGATCGTCGTTGCCACGAACATCGCCGAGACCTCCATCACGATCCCGGGGATCCGTTATGTTGTCGACACCGGCCTGGCCCGTCTCCTCCAGTACAACCCTCGGACTCGCACGACGAGCCTGCCCGTCAAGAAGGTTTCCCGCAGCAGCGCGGACCAGCGGAAGGGTCGCTGCGGCCGCGTCGAGGGCGGGATCTGCATCCGCCTGTACGACGAGGGGTCCTACGCGGAGCGCCCCCTGTTCACTCCTCCGGAGATCTCCCGGGCCAACCTGGCGGAGGTCATCCTGCGGATGCTGTCCCTCAACCTGGGCAAGATCCAGTCCTTTCCCTTCGTCGATCCGCCCCAGCCCCGAAGCATCAAGGACGGCATCGACATGCTCCAGGAGTTGGGCGCCATCGCGGCGAAGAAGAAAGACGAGCGGGAGGGGGACGACCGGCCGTACACCCTGACCGAACTGGGCCGCCGCATGGCCCGCCTGCCCATGGACCCGCGGATATCCCGGATGATCCTGGAGGCGGAGGGCCACGGATGCGTCGAGGAGGTCGCCGTCATCGCCTCCGCCCTGTCCATCCCGGACCCCCGGGAGCGGCCGCTGGAGAAGGAAGACGAAGCGGACCGCATGCATGCGCCCTTCCGGGACCCGTCGTCCGATTTCCTTACGCTGCTCAACATCTGGAACGCCTTTCACCGCCAACTGGAGAGCCTCAAGACCCAGAACCGGATGCGGAAGTTCTGCAAGGCCCATTTCCTGTCTTATCGGCGGATGCGGGAGTGGAGGGACGTGTACGACCAGATCCGGGGAATCCTGGCCGAGGGGGGATCCCGGAAGAGACACCCCGACCCCGGGAAATCGTCTTCCCTTTCATCGGAGGAGCGTTTCGCCGCCGTCCACAAGTCGATCCTGAGCGGCTACCTCTCGAACATCGCCGTGAAAAAGGAGAAGAATTTCTACACCGCCACCCGGGGCCGGGAGGTGATGCTCTTCCCCGGCTCCTGCATCTTCGGACGCGGGGGACCATGGATCGTGGCCGCCGAGATGGTGGAGACGTCCCGTCTCTTCGCCCGGACGGTCGCCTCCATTGAGAGTTCCTGGCTGGAAGAGCTGGGAGGCGACCTCTGCCGATCCTCCTGGGCCGATCCCCGCTGGTCGAAGGACCGGGGCGAGGTCGTGGCGACCCAGCAGGTCCAGCTCTTCGGACTCGTCATCGTCCCCGCCCGGACGGTCTCCTACGGCCCCGTCGATCCGGACGGGGCGACGCGCGTCTTCATCCGGGAGGCCCTGGTGGAGGGAAACGTCCGCCACCCGCTGCCCTTCCTGATTCATAACCGGGAGCTGGTGGAGGAGGCCTCCGCAGTGGAGGACAAGCTCCGGCGTCGGGAATACCTGGCCGACGAAAACGACCTGGCGCAGTTCTACGAGGAGCGCCTGCCGGGCGTCTACAGTTGGCCGCTCCTGAAGAAGCGAATCCGGGACCGGGGCGGCGACGCGTTCCTCCGCATGTCCGAGGCGGACGTCCTCCTGCGCCGGCCGGATCGGGAGGAACTGGCAGCATTCCCGGACCAGGCGAGAATCGGCCGGCTCCGCTTTCCCCTGGACTACCGGTTCGATCCGGCCGGCCGGGACGACGGGGTGACCCTTCGGATTCCCGTCCAGGCGCTGCCGGCCCTCTCCCCGGGTCGCATGGAATGGGCGGTTCCGGGGCTCCTCCGGGACAAGGTCACGGCCCTGCTCAAGGGCCTGCCGAAGGAGTATCGGCGTCGCCTGCAGCCCGTGCCGCAGGCCGTTTCCATGATCCTTGAGAACCTGGAAGAGTCCGACACGCCCCTCCTGACCGTCCTGAGCCGGATCATCCACGAGCGATTCGGGGTGCACGTGCCCGTGACCGTCTGGTCCCCCGAATCCGTCAGCGACCACCTCAAGCTCCGCTACCTCGTGGTCGACGAACAGGGCCGGACCGTCGCGGACACCCGGGACATCCACGCGCTTCAGGAGCACGCGGCGGCGGACGCCGAGTCCTCCGCCTTCGACCGGGTGCGCCGGGAATGGGAGCGCACGGGCCTGACTTCCTGGGACACCGGGCCTCTGCCGGAGGAGCTGGCCGTGAAAAACGTGGGGCTCCTCTTCCCCGCCCTCGTGGCGGAGAACGAGGGTATTTCCCTCCGGCTCCTCAGGAACCGGGCGGAGGCCCGTGAGCAGCACCTCCGGGGCGTGGAGGCGCTCTACGTACTGCGCTTCCCCGAGGAGCTGAAACACCTGAAAAAGGCCCTGGTCCTGACGGGGGAGATGAAATTGCAGGCCGAGGCCCTGGGAGGCTTCCGGGAGGTGGAGCGGATACTCATGGAGAAGGTCCGGCAGGACCTCTTCGCCGTTCCCGTCCGCTCCCGGGAAGCATTCCTGGACCACGGGGACGCGGTTCGCCCCCGCATCCTGCCCCGGGGCCAGGAGGTCCTGCAGACGGCACAGCCGATCCTCCGGGCCGTCCACGAACTCTGGAAAACCCTGCGGGCGCTGGAACACGGCCACCGCTTCAACGCCCCGGCCCGGAAATACCTCCAGACCATGGAGGAGGAGTTCCGCCGGCTCCTGCCCCCGGATTTCCTGATCCGCTTCGATGGGGAGCGCCTCCGGCACATCCTGCGCTATCTGAAGGCCCTGGCGATCCGGGCGGAGCGGGGTCTCCTGCATCTCGAGAAGGCCCTGGCCCGCACCCGGGAGATCGAGGCGATCATGGCCCGCTACAAGGACCTGCAGGAAAGCCTGCCGGCCGACTCCTCGCCGGAAAAAATGGCAGCCCTGGAGGATCTCTACTGGATGATCGAGGAATACAAGGTGTCCCTCTTCGCCCAGGAGCTCAAGACCCCCTACCCCGTTTCCCCCAAGCGCCTGGACGAAAAATTCCGCGAGTTCGAGCGGATGGTTTGA
- a CDS encoding glycogen/starch synthase, which translates to MPLAIFYFQLHQPLRLHPEREKFLWDEQNQAIFEKVAAKCYLPAVEMFTDLVNRHPRFKITLSMSGTFLEQAQEFRPEVVHALQALYDAGRDGERVEFLSETYYHSLSSLFDDPRKQEFRDQVSLHRDLIRKLFGVFPTSFRNTELMYNNRIADVVADMGYLSILCEKRSDMFTGSEVPISPNAVFRAAGSPLIVLPRNRELSDDVAFRFPHQPIPPEVYASYIAKIDGEAVILGYDFEHIGEHIWADKGIFDFWKGLPAALETYENVIPSTPTDVAARFREADCPAVDIHDLSTSSWADAGRDTFGWLGNPTQHELFQDIQGMEQRARRAGGELLTKWRQLTTSDHVYFIHERIGEDHAVHAYFNPYGGSIARPTQILTRKIDDLQVAMVRFEVLRKRETTAILMISPETGRLPDEMGPLAKYVSGKSGGLGEVVSALCEGLTERGIDVHLATLNLKKRFQRESQLDEKEWREIRYKIDAGRIHLVSSSVFESNPGAYAGDVLRTAAEFQREVVNSLIKDVRSKHKGRLIIHSHDWMAGGAIAAYAASTGLPILHTVHNIFTADLPVELLGGVNLGNLHPRLYYSEAFGRRCIDCQATAIKNATVINFVGERFLREVVNDYFLDRPIVPPSVRREVKEKYYFDAARAIINAPASNMYPENCHLLPRKYGPEDDVLEAKRENRVEFQRRTGLNVDPDAVLFYWPSRLDTVQKGVELLEAVAGHFTGVHKDAQIAIVADPVGGDRTHADILGRIAWSSEGRVTFQPYSEELSMLGFAAASDVFGASLYEPCGQIDQVGNLFGCTATNRDTGGYHDKIRELRLKVEGSPLDVGNGFLFRDYDSGGLWYALEKSLAFHRKPLEIREPQIRRIMREARERYDLGSMIAGYMRIYERLNGGRPIF; encoded by the coding sequence ATGCCGCTGGCCATATTCTATTTTCAGCTTCACCAGCCGCTGAGACTTCACCCGGAACGGGAAAAGTTTCTCTGGGACGAGCAGAACCAGGCGATCTTCGAGAAGGTGGCGGCGAAGTGCTATCTTCCCGCCGTGGAGATGTTCACCGATCTGGTGAACCGGCACCCGCGCTTCAAGATCACCCTGAGCATGTCCGGCACGTTCCTGGAGCAGGCGCAGGAATTCCGGCCGGAGGTGGTCCACGCGCTGCAGGCGCTCTATGACGCGGGAAGAGACGGGGAGCGGGTGGAGTTTCTCAGCGAGACCTACTACCACTCCCTGTCCAGCCTCTTCGACGATCCGCGGAAGCAGGAGTTCCGTGACCAGGTCTCGCTGCACCGGGACCTGATCCGGAAGCTCTTCGGCGTGTTTCCCACGTCCTTCCGGAACACGGAGCTCATGTACAACAACCGCATCGCCGACGTCGTGGCGGACATGGGATATCTCTCCATCCTCTGCGAGAAGCGGAGTGACATGTTCACCGGGAGCGAGGTCCCGATCTCCCCCAACGCCGTCTTCCGGGCCGCCGGCTCGCCTCTCATCGTCCTCCCCCGCAACCGGGAACTGAGCGATGACGTGGCCTTCCGGTTTCCGCACCAGCCCATCCCGCCGGAGGTCTATGCCTCCTACATCGCGAAGATCGACGGGGAGGCCGTCATTTTGGGCTATGACTTCGAGCACATCGGGGAGCACATCTGGGCCGACAAGGGGATCTTCGATTTCTGGAAGGGCCTGCCGGCGGCCCTGGAAACATACGAGAACGTCATTCCCTCGACCCCGACGGACGTCGCCGCCCGATTCCGGGAAGCCGACTGCCCCGCCGTCGACATTCACGACCTCTCCACCTCCTCCTGGGCCGACGCGGGCCGGGACACCTTCGGATGGCTCGGGAACCCGACCCAGCATGAGCTGTTCCAGGACATCCAGGGAATGGAGCAGCGTGCCCGGCGCGCCGGGGGGGAGCTGCTCACGAAATGGCGTCAGCTCACCACCTCGGACCACGTCTACTTCATCCATGAACGGATCGGGGAGGATCATGCCGTACACGCCTATTTCAACCCCTACGGCGGCTCCATCGCCCGGCCGACGCAGATCCTGACCCGGAAGATCGACGATCTCCAGGTGGCCATGGTCCGGTTCGAGGTTCTCCGAAAGCGGGAGACCACTGCAATTCTCATGATCTCCCCGGAAACGGGGCGCCTGCCCGACGAGATGGGCCCCCTGGCCAAATATGTCTCCGGAAAGAGCGGCGGACTGGGGGAGGTGGTGTCCGCCCTGTGCGAAGGGCTGACGGAACGGGGCATCGACGTCCACCTGGCCACCTTGAACCTGAAGAAGCGTTTTCAGCGGGAGTCACAGCTGGATGAAAAGGAGTGGCGGGAGATCCGCTACAAGATCGACGCCGGGCGGATCCACCTGGTCAGCTCCTCGGTCTTCGAGAGCAATCCGGGCGCTTACGCGGGAGACGTCCTCCGCACGGCGGCGGAGTTCCAGCGGGAGGTGGTCAACAGCCTGATCAAGGACGTGCGGTCCAAGCACAAGGGGCGGCTGATCATCCACAGCCACGACTGGATGGCCGGGGGGGCCATCGCGGCCTATGCGGCGTCCACGGGCCTTCCGATCCTTCACACCGTCCACAACATCTTCACGGCGGACCTGCCCGTGGAGCTGCTGGGGGGAGTGAACCTCGGGAACCTCCATCCCCGGCTTTATTACAGCGAGGCCTTCGGCCGGAGATGCATCGACTGCCAGGCCACGGCGATCAAGAACGCCACGGTCATCAATTTCGTCGGGGAGCGGTTCCTCCGGGAGGTGGTGAACGACTACTTCCTGGACCGGCCGATCGTTCCCCCGAGCGTGCGCCGCGAGGTGAAGGAGAAGTACTACTTCGACGCCGCCCGGGCGATCATCAACGCCCCGGCGTCGAACATGTACCCGGAGAACTGCCACCTCCTGCCCCGGAAATACGGTCCCGAGGACGATGTCCTGGAGGCAAAGCGGGAGAATCGGGTCGAGTTCCAGCGACGGACGGGCCTGAACGTGGACCCGGACGCCGTCCTTTTCTACTGGCCATCCCGGCTCGATACCGTGCAGAAGGGCGTGGAGCTCCTGGAGGCCGTGGCCGGACATTTCACCGGAGTCCACAAGGACGCGCAGATCGCCATCGTTGCGGACCCCGTCGGAGGCGACCGGACCCACGCGGACATCCTGGGACGCATCGCCTGGAGCTCGGAAGGGCGCGTCACGTTCCAGCCATACAGCGAAGAGCTGTCCATGCTCGGATTTGCCGCCGCCAGCGACGTCTTCGGCGCCTCCCTTTACGAGCCCTGCGGCCAGATCGACCAGGTGGGCAATCTCTTCGGTTGCACCGCCACAAACCGGGACACCGGGGGATACCACGACAAGATCCGGGAGTTGAGGCTCAAGGTCGAAGGCTCCCCCCTGGACGTGGGCAACGGATTTCTCTTCCGGGACTACGACTCGGGAGGCCTCTGGTACGCCCTGGAAAAAAGCCTGGCCTTCCACCGGAAGCCCCTGGAGATCCGGGAGCCCCAGATCCGGCGGATCATGAGGGAGGCCCGGGAGCGCTACGACCTGGGAAGCATGATCGCCGGCTACATGCGGATTTACGAGAGGCTGAACGGGGGCCGGCCCATTTTTTGA
- a CDS encoding flavocytochrome c gives MAEHSEKPRSLSRRNFLKTTGAAAAAAGIALGGASLSARDATAAGDALPAKWDEETDVIIVGSGFAGLSAAIEARNGGADVLVIEKMPVHGGNSIINGGDFAAAGNRMQKEQGVKDSSDLMFKDMMKAGSYLNHPKLARMVADHSNEALEWCEEYVGARFARLNFHGGHSVKRAVQTVNASGSELVSKLLTKARSLGMKMQTRTRMVRLLADPSGRIVGMEVRRNYRFPDEKSGRPAFIRARRAVVLASGGFSQDVTLRQVHDPRLTDRFDSTNHPGATGEALLAACRAGAMDVQMDWIQLGPWTSPDEKGFGHVPLFCERLVGYGPMVDPKTGKRFFKETGNRKERADAIILIGHPVLILGDSYAVPKQVFPNALAKGVESGAIKKFDTLEALARAYGMPVADFQAQVARWNAFVEKKKDDDLDCMIFPDARPTVTPPFYAARLWPRVHHTMGGLVIDTEARVIGFDMKPVKGLFAAGEVTGGVHGAVRLGSVAMADCVVFGRIAGRNASKEKA, from the coding sequence ATGGCTGAGCACTCGGAAAAACCCCGATCGTTATCCAGGCGCAATTTTCTGAAAACAACGGGGGCGGCCGCCGCCGCGGCGGGAATTGCCCTGGGCGGCGCCTCCCTTTCGGCCCGCGACGCCACTGCCGCCGGGGACGCACTGCCCGCGAAATGGGATGAAGAGACCGACGTTATCATCGTCGGCAGCGGCTTCGCCGGCCTTTCTGCCGCCATTGAGGCCAGGAACGGCGGGGCCGACGTCCTGGTGATCGAAAAGATGCCCGTCCACGGGGGAAATTCGATCATCAACGGCGGGGATTTCGCCGCTGCGGGGAACAGGATGCAGAAGGAGCAGGGCGTCAAGGACTCGTCCGATCTCATGTTCAAGGACATGATGAAGGCGGGATCCTACCTGAACCACCCGAAACTGGCCAGGATGGTGGCGGATCATTCGAACGAGGCGCTCGAGTGGTGCGAAGAGTATGTGGGAGCCCGGTTCGCGCGCCTCAATTTTCACGGCGGCCACTCGGTCAAGAGGGCCGTCCAGACGGTCAACGCCTCCGGGTCGGAGCTGGTCAGCAAACTGCTGACGAAGGCCCGGTCGCTGGGCATGAAAATGCAGACCCGCACCAGGATGGTCCGGCTCCTGGCCGACCCGAGCGGTCGGATCGTCGGCATGGAGGTGCGCAGGAACTACCGGTTCCCCGATGAGAAATCCGGCCGGCCGGCATTCATCAGGGCACGGCGGGCCGTCGTACTGGCGTCGGGCGGCTTTTCCCAGGATGTGACCTTGCGACAGGTGCACGATCCCCGGCTGACGGACCGGTTCGACTCCACGAACCACCCGGGCGCCACGGGCGAGGCCCTGCTGGCGGCATGCCGAGCCGGGGCGATGGACGTCCAGATGGACTGGATCCAGCTCGGTCCCTGGACCAGCCCGGACGAGAAGGGATTCGGGCACGTGCCCCTGTTCTGCGAGCGCCTCGTCGGTTACGGGCCCATGGTCGATCCCAAGACGGGAAAACGGTTCTTCAAGGAGACGGGCAACCGGAAGGAGCGGGCCGACGCGATCATCCTCATCGGACACCCGGTCCTCATCCTCGGCGATTCCTACGCCGTCCCCAAGCAGGTCTTCCCCAATGCCCTGGCAAAGGGAGTGGAATCGGGTGCCATCAAGAAATTCGACACCCTGGAAGCGCTGGCCCGTGCCTACGGCATGCCCGTCGCCGACTTCCAGGCACAGGTCGCCCGCTGGAATGCCTTTGTCGAAAAGAAGAAGGACGATGACCTGGACTGTATGATCTTCCCCGATGCCCGGCCCACCGTCACCCCGCCCTTCTATGCCGCCCGGCTCTGGCCCCGGGTCCACCACACCATGGGCGGGCTCGTAATCGACACGGAAGCCCGGGTCATCGGCTTCGACATGAAGCCCGTCAAGGGACTTTTCGCGGCCGGGGAAGTGACCGGAGGCGTGCACGGAGCCGTTCGCCTCGGCAGCGTGGCCATGGCGGACTGTGTCGTCTTCGGGCGTATCGCCGGCCGGAATGCGTCGAAGGAGAAAGCCTGA
- a CDS encoding radical SAM protein: MNTPRFLSHLSYAFQTFVLRHEMPYLLILVVTDTCNLDCFYCESKNSGRYHMSFLQVREALASSFRRGCRTLVVTGGEPTLWRDGGKNLDDLIGAAFDAGYVDVSVYTNGTNPLSSRRCKYIVTIDGTREIHNSIRSGSYDRILRNIRTSASSEIYAAVTVSRSNAACLEEIIHGMAREGVFRSITFNLLTHCPEIVRLHGFAGSERTAVLDRIWDLKKKGYPVYFSRAAYRAMRANDWKRPIPQIELATRDRQFMCCRDVGNPDVCANCGYSGCVEVSQLLSLKPSAILELFRTGLCSWTDGTPERA, translated from the coding sequence TTGAACACACCGCGATTCCTCAGCCATCTCTCCTATGCCTTCCAGACATTCGTTCTTCGCCACGAGATGCCGTACCTGTTGATCCTTGTCGTGACGGACACATGCAACCTCGATTGCTTCTATTGCGAGAGCAAGAACTCCGGCCGGTATCATATGTCGTTCCTGCAGGTCCGGGAAGCACTCGCCTCATCCTTCAGGCGCGGCTGCCGGACCCTTGTCGTCACCGGCGGTGAGCCCACCCTGTGGCGGGACGGTGGAAAGAACCTGGACGACCTGATCGGCGCCGCCTTCGATGCCGGGTACGTGGATGTCAGCGTCTACACAAACGGAACGAATCCTCTGTCTTCACGCCGCTGCAAGTACATCGTGACCATCGACGGAACCAGGGAGATACACAACTCCATCCGCAGCGGGTCCTACGACCGGATCCTTCGGAACATCCGCACGTCCGCCTCTTCGGAGATCTATGCGGCAGTAACCGTCAGCCGAAGCAACGCCGCGTGCCTCGAGGAAATCATTCACGGCATGGCAAGGGAAGGGGTCTTCCGGAGCATTACCTTCAACCTGTTGACGCACTGCCCGGAAATCGTCCGCCTGCACGGTTTTGCCGGCTCGGAGCGAACGGCGGTGCTGGACCGGATCTGGGATCTGAAGAAAAAAGGGTATCCCGTCTATTTCTCGAGAGCCGCCTACCGGGCGATGCGAGCCAACGACTGGAAGCGTCCCATTCCCCAGATCGAACTGGCGACAAGGGACAGACAGTTCATGTGTTGCCGGGACGTGGGAAATCCGGACGTCTGTGCGAACTGCGGATACTCGGGGTGCGTCGAAGTCTCGCAGCTTCTGTCTCTGAAACCATCCGCAATCCTGGAGCTATTCCGGACGGGGCTATGCTCGTGGACGGACGGGACACCGGAGAGGGCTTGA